In one Funiculus sociatus GB2-C1 genomic region, the following are encoded:
- a CDS encoding DUF29 domain-containing protein encodes MTSSLPTAANNLSTLYEQDYYLWLETTARLLQEGQLSVLDVANLLEEIEDMGRSEKRAVYSNLKILLIHLLKYSYQSEKRSSSWLASIVEHRQRLKKAFKESPSLQPYFTEIFNECYQDARELASAETGLEIERFPVETPFTPEETLDSDYLPD; translated from the coding sequence ATGACATCATCCTTACCGACAGCTGCCAACAATCTCTCCACCCTATATGAACAGGACTATTATCTCTGGTTGGAAACAACCGCTAGACTCTTGCAAGAAGGACAACTCTCGGTGCTTGATGTCGCTAACTTGCTAGAAGAAATTGAAGATATGGGAAGGAGTGAGAAACGCGCAGTTTACAGCAACCTCAAAATTTTATTGATACATCTTCTCAAGTACAGCTATCAATCGGAGAAACGCTCCTCCAGTTGGCTAGCAAGCATCGTTGAGCATCGCCAGAGACTCAAAAAAGCATTTAAAGAAAGCCCAAGTTTGCAACCGTACTTTACGGAGATATTTAACGAGTGCTATCAGGATGCGAGGGAATTAGCATCTGCTGAAACGGGGCTAGAAATTGAGAGGTTTCCGGTTGAAACTCCCTTTACTCCCGAAGAAACCCTTGATTCTGACTACTTACCTGATTAG
- a CDS encoding type II toxin-antitoxin system VapC family toxin, which translates to MSNPQFLLDTNILSEPLRPIPNPRVMELLVMYSGLTATATVVFHEMLYGCYRLPNSRKRQAIEAYLREEVEAKLLLLPYSTDAAKWHAFERARLVGLGKTPSYVDTQIAAIAVVNNLVLVTNNETDYADFQGIQIENWFVNL; encoded by the coding sequence TTGAGCAATCCTCAATTTTTATTGGATACCAACATCTTGTCCGAACCTTTGCGTCCAATCCCAAACCCTCGCGTGATGGAGTTGTTGGTTATGTATAGCGGTTTGACTGCAACAGCTACGGTTGTATTTCATGAGATGCTCTATGGCTGCTATCGTCTACCTAATTCTCGAAAACGTCAAGCCATAGAAGCTTATCTTAGAGAAGAAGTTGAAGCGAAGTTGCTACTTTTGCCTTACAGCACAGACGCCGCCAAATGGCACGCTTTTGAGAGAGCAAGATTAGTCGGGTTAGGCAAAACTCCATCTTATGTTGACACCCAGATTGCAGCGATCGCTGTTGTCAATAATCTTGTTTTGGTTACAAATAACGAGACAGATTATGCTGATTTTCAGGGAATTCAGATAGAGAACTGGTTTGTCAACTTGTGA
- a CDS encoding type II toxin-antitoxin system Phd/YefM family antitoxin — MSDQYSIAQARDRFAEIIHDAENGKSVQIMRQGKPVAVVLSLDEYQRLTSQKVGFGGDLAQFRQKYQIQKLDIDLDAVFNDVRDRSPGREVSF, encoded by the coding sequence ATGTCTGACCAGTATTCAATTGCCCAAGCTCGCGATCGCTTTGCTGAAATTATTCACGATGCAGAAAATGGTAAGTCTGTTCAGATTATGCGACAAGGCAAGCCTGTAGCTGTCGTGTTATCGCTTGACGAATATCAACGCCTAACCTCCCAGAAGGTAGGATTTGGTGGGGATTTAGCCCAATTTCGTCAGAAGTACCAGATCCAGAAATTGGATATCGATCTGGATGCAGTATTCAACGATGTTCGCGATCGCTCCCCAGGTCGAGAGGTCAGCTTTTGA
- a CDS encoding insulinase family protein encodes MQWFGHLRGKEGRRKHYFVFLFSFAFLLFSFLLPAVADTARHYTELKFSPVPEVKVPEYTRYQMDNGMIVYLMQDRELPLVSGTALIRTGDRLEPGEKVGLAGLVGEVLRTGGTAKHSGNELNELLEQRAASVETSIDTTVGSANFSSLSEDLNEVFSLFAEVIKEPVFAQEKLALAKTQRRGEIARRNDDPGDIASREFQKLIYGDSSPYARTVEYQTLDNITREDLVSFYQKYFLPSNVILGIVGDFDKSAMRQLIEEKFGNWKPSGVKQEPPIPSASQAKKGGIFMVNQPQLTQSNVLMGHLGGQLNSPDFAALEVLNGVLNGFGGRLFNEVRSRQGLAYSVYGYWSPQFDYPGTFLAGGQTRSDATVPFIKGVLAEIERIRTSAITPAELAYAKESELNSFVFKFQDPSQTLSRLMRYEYYGYPPDFIFRYRKALEATTIEDVQQVAQKYLQPENIVTLVVGNAAEINPPLTSLTPNVTSVDISIPTPKSSNR; translated from the coding sequence ATGCAGTGGTTTGGGCATTTGAGGGGTAAGGAAGGAAGAAGGAAACATTATTTCGTGTTTCTTTTTTCTTTTGCTTTTTTACTTTTTTCTTTTTTGTTGCCAGCTGTGGCGGACACGGCGCGGCATTACACTGAGTTGAAGTTTTCGCCTGTACCAGAAGTTAAGGTGCCGGAATATACCCGGTATCAGATGGACAATGGGATGATTGTTTATTTGATGCAGGATCGGGAGCTTCCTTTGGTTAGCGGTACGGCGTTGATTCGCACGGGCGATCGCTTGGAACCTGGTGAGAAGGTCGGTTTGGCTGGTTTGGTCGGGGAAGTATTACGAACTGGGGGAACTGCGAAGCACTCTGGTAATGAGTTAAATGAGCTGTTGGAACAAAGAGCAGCTTCCGTGGAAACTAGCATTGATACTACTGTTGGTTCTGCTAACTTTAGTTCCCTCAGTGAAGATTTGAATGAGGTGTTTAGTTTATTCGCTGAGGTGATTAAAGAGCCAGTTTTCGCCCAAGAAAAGCTGGCTTTAGCTAAGACTCAGCGGCGTGGTGAAATTGCCCGTCGCAATGACGATCCTGGTGATATTGCTTCTCGCGAATTTCAGAAGTTAATCTACGGCGATAGTAGTCCTTATGCTCGCACTGTTGAGTATCAGACTCTGGATAATATCACCCGCGAGGATTTGGTAAGTTTCTACCAGAAATATTTCTTACCCAGTAATGTGATTCTGGGTATTGTGGGGGATTTTGATAAGTCTGCGATGCGCCAGTTGATTGAGGAAAAGTTTGGCAACTGGAAGCCGTCGGGAGTTAAACAGGAACCACCAATACCAAGTGCATCTCAAGCGAAGAAGGGCGGGATTTTTATGGTGAATCAGCCGCAGCTGACCCAGAGTAATGTTCTCATGGGTCATCTGGGCGGTCAGCTGAATAGTCCTGATTTTGCGGCGCTGGAAGTTCTCAATGGGGTATTAAATGGTTTTGGGGGACGGCTGTTTAACGAAGTGCGATCGCGTCAAGGTTTAGCATACTCGGTCTACGGTTATTGGAGTCCCCAATTTGACTATCCTGGTACGTTTCTGGCTGGCGGACAAACTCGATCTGATGCTACTGTGCCTTTTATTAAGGGTGTTCTAGCTGAAATTGAACGCATCCGCACGTCTGCCATTACTCCAGCAGAACTTGCTTATGCCAAAGAATCAGAACTCAATTCTTTTGTCTTCAAGTTCCAAGATCCCAGCCAAACTTTATCGCGGTTGATGCGATACGAATATTACGGCTACCCGCCAGATTTTATCTTCCGCTATCGGAAAGCTTTGGAAGCAACAACGATTGAGGATGTGCAGCAAGTTGCTCAAAAATACCTCCAGCCAGAGAACATTGTTACTCTGGTAGTTGGAAATGCTGCCGAAATTAATCCGCCTCTGACAAGTCTTACACCAAATGTCACGTCGGTAGATATTTCGATTCCAACGCCAAAGAGCAGTAATCGTTGA
- a CDS encoding insulinase family protein: MKPVPKWSTQRHCPALLAFLLVFLLSWGMLPEAALARTQTPPSTAQSIQPYLDRVIEKVTEFKLDNGLKFIVLERHEAPVVSFFTYADVGGANEPDGQTGVAHFLEHLAFKGTTRIGTRNYQQEKPLLDRLDELAKQIRAAKAAKKEAEVASLEAEFAKVEAEATKFAKQNELGQIVEQAGGVGLNAATSTDATMYFFSFPANKLELWMSLESERFLDPVFREFYKEQQVILEERRLRTDNSPIGQMIEAFIDKAFKVHPYRRPVIGYNEDIRNLTREDVQKFFDTYYVPNNLTIGIVGDVDPAEVKRLAQTYFGRYKAAPAPPKLTAVEPKQTQAQEVTLRLPSQPWYLEGYHRPAMSHPDNAIYEIIGRLLSDGRTSRLYRSLVEEQQVALAAQGFSGFPGDKYPNLMLFYALTAPGHTVDEVQQSLSKEIERLKSEPVSAKELERVKTQARAELLRSLDSNMGMATSLVEYEVKTGSWRNLFKQLDAIASVTPGDIQRVARETFQSENRTVGRILPKEG, translated from the coding sequence ATGAAACCAGTCCCCAAATGGTCAACACAACGCCACTGTCCGGCTCTTTTGGCATTTTTGCTAGTTTTTCTCCTCTCGTGGGGAATGCTCCCAGAGGCGGCTTTGGCTCGTACCCAGACACCTCCATCTACTGCTCAATCTATCCAGCCCTACCTAGATCGCGTCATCGAGAAGGTGACTGAATTTAAGCTGGATAATGGTCTGAAGTTTATTGTGCTGGAACGGCACGAAGCGCCTGTAGTTTCGTTTTTCACCTACGCTGATGTCGGCGGTGCTAACGAACCCGATGGTCAAACGGGTGTGGCTCACTTTCTAGAGCATTTGGCTTTTAAGGGAACTACGCGCATCGGAACGCGAAATTACCAGCAAGAAAAGCCGCTTTTAGACCGCTTGGATGAGTTGGCTAAACAAATTCGGGCAGCCAAAGCTGCTAAAAAGGAGGCAGAGGTAGCATCTTTAGAAGCTGAGTTTGCCAAAGTTGAGGCTGAGGCTACTAAATTTGCCAAGCAAAATGAGCTGGGTCAAATTGTAGAGCAAGCTGGAGGCGTGGGGCTGAATGCAGCAACGTCTACAGATGCCACAATGTACTTCTTCAGCTTTCCTGCTAACAAGCTGGAACTGTGGATGTCACTGGAGTCGGAGCGGTTTTTAGATCCAGTTTTTCGGGAGTTTTATAAAGAGCAGCAGGTAATTCTGGAAGAACGACGGCTGCGGACTGATAATTCTCCGATTGGTCAAATGATTGAAGCTTTTATTGACAAAGCTTTCAAAGTGCATCCTTATCGTCGTCCGGTGATTGGCTACAACGAAGATATCCGCAATCTCACCCGCGAGGATGTGCAGAAGTTTTTCGATACCTACTACGTCCCCAATAATTTGACAATCGGGATTGTGGGAGATGTTGACCCAGCGGAAGTTAAACGGCTGGCTCAGACTTACTTTGGACGCTACAAGGCTGCGCCTGCGCCGCCGAAGTTAACAGCGGTGGAACCAAAGCAAACCCAAGCGCAGGAAGTGACTTTGCGGCTACCATCTCAGCCTTGGTATCTGGAAGGTTATCATCGTCCAGCAATGAGTCATCCTGATAATGCGATTTATGAAATTATCGGGCGTTTGCTGAGCGATGGGCGCACATCTCGCCTGTATAGGTCTTTGGTGGAAGAACAGCAAGTAGCTCTGGCGGCTCAGGGTTTCAGTGGCTTTCCGGGGGATAAGTACCCGAATTTGATGCTGTTCTACGCGCTTACAGCTCCCGGTCATACGGTTGACGAGGTGCAGCAGTCTTTGAGTAAGGAGATTGAGCGGCTTAAATCGGAACCTGTTTCAGCTAAAGAGTTGGAGAGGGTGAAGACTCAGGCTAGAGCTGAGTTGTTGCGATCGCTCGATTCTAATATGGGCATGGCTACTTCTCTGGTGGAGTATGAGGTGAAGACTGGTTCTTGGCGAAATCTGTTTAAGCAGCTAGATGCGATCGCTTCTGTGACACCTGGAGATATTCAGCGGGTGGCGCGGGAAACTTTCCAGTCGGAAAATCGCACTGTTGGGCGCATTTTGCCTAAAGAAGGATAA
- a CDS encoding TetR/AcrR family transcriptional regulator, producing MGIFNRKSVGATKQVARTEDDTHTKILSAAQRLFARQGYEGTTTRDLAAAAGVAEGTLFRHFPTKKAILIEVATQGWVEILTDLLTELSEMGSYKAVAQVMHRRMMNLHENADMLRVCFTEAQFHPELRDRIQVEVIVKMTDVAEAFFQTAMDKGIYRRTNPRIVAQVFLGMFTIAGFSQDTLMGGSSSPKAMQEMAEGLADIFLNGVLAK from the coding sequence ATGGGAATTTTTAACCGGAAATCCGTAGGGGCGACCAAGCAAGTCGCTCGTACAGAGGACGATACGCACACCAAGATTTTGAGCGCAGCCCAGCGGTTGTTTGCCCGTCAGGGATATGAGGGGACAACGACTCGCGATCTCGCCGCCGCCGCTGGGGTTGCCGAAGGTACGCTGTTTCGTCATTTTCCGACTAAAAAAGCCATTTTGATTGAGGTGGCGACGCAAGGCTGGGTGGAAATTCTCACGGATTTGTTGACAGAATTGAGCGAAATGGGCAGCTATAAAGCTGTGGCTCAAGTGATGCACCGCCGGATGATGAATTTGCATGAAAATGCAGATATGCTGCGGGTTTGTTTTACGGAAGCGCAGTTTCATCCAGAGTTACGCGATCGCATCCAAGTTGAAGTTATTGTCAAAATGACAGACGTTGCTGAAGCTTTTTTTCAAACAGCAATGGATAAAGGGATTTATCGTCGCACAAATCCCAGAATTGTCGCCCAAGTTTTCTTAGGAATGTTCACAATTGCAGGTTTTAGCCAAGATACGCTGATGGGAGGTAGTTCTTCTCCTAAAGCAATGCAGGAAATGGCTGAAGGTTTGGCTGATATTTTCCTCAATGGTGTGTTGGCGAAATAA